GGCTAGTTTAACGGCAGGGAAAAAACCTAAGTCCTTTCGGATATGGTTTGACTACCTTTAAAGTGCCACAGTGACGAAGTCCTTGAAGAAATGATAGGAGTGGAACGAGGTAAACCCCACGAGCGAGAAACCCAAATAATGGTAGGGGAATCTTTTCCAAGGAAATGAACGATGGGAAAGGACAGGTTTTCGTAACCTGTAGATAGATGATTACCACCGGAGTACGAGGCGTGGGCCGTTTGCAGTACAAAGGAACAGAACATGGCTTACAGAACGTTATGAACCAACTATGAAATAACTCAGCTCTCCTTTGTTAGAGGAGGGCTTTTTATTTGTATGAAGTTATAAATTGTGAGTTAAAATGGTAAATGAGAAAAAATTCGTAATATGTAATAATTAATAGGACAACATGTTATTAATTATTGTTTGATTATACATAAGAGGTGAATGCAAATGGGAAAAGTTACTTTAATTGCAACAGCGGCAATGGGTATTGAAGCATTAGTTGCCCGAGAAGTTCGCGATCTTGGTTATGAATGTGAAGTGGAAAATGGAAAGGTAACGTTTGAAGCGGATGAAAAAGCAATTTGTCGTACGAATTTATGGTTGCGTACTGCGGATCGTGTGAAAATTAAAGTCGGCGAATTTAAAGCGACGACATTCGATGAGTTATTTGAAAAAACAAAAGCGTTAAACTGGGGAGATTACATTCCAGAGAACGGAGAATTCCCTGTTATCGGAAAATCTCTGAAATCAACATTATTTAGTGTTTCAGATTGCCAACGTATTGTTAAAAAGGCTGTTGTTGAGAAATTAAAAACAACTTATAGACGTACAACTTGGTTTGAAGAAGATGGTCCTTTATTCCGTATTGAAATTGCAATGCTCAAGGATATTGCAACGTTAACAATTGATGCGAGTGGTGTGGGTCTTCATAAACGTGGATACCGTCTTGAACAAGGTGAAGCGCCTTTAAAAGAAACATTAGCTGCGTCTTTAATTAAGTTAACAAACTGGAAGCCTGATCGTCCGTTCGTTGATCCTTTCTGTGGATCTGGAACAATTCCAATTGAAGCGGCACTAATTGGACAAAATATCGCACCAGGATTTAATCGAGGCTTTGCGTCGGATGAATGGGACTGGGTTGGTAAACAAAACTGGCGTGAGGCTCGCCAAGAAGTTGAAGATATGGCAAACTATAATCAACCACTGCAGATCATTGGGTCAGATATCGATCATCGTATGATAAGAGTCGCTCAAGATAACGCAGAAGAAGTTGGATTAGGAGATCTTATATCATTTAAACAAATGCAAGTAAAAGATTTCACAACAAAAGAGGATTATGGCTATGTTGTAACGAATCCTCCATACGGAGAACGTTTAAGTGAAAGAGCGCTTGTTGAAAAATTATATAAAGAAATGGGAGAGGTATTCCGCCCATTAGATACGTGGTCAATGTATTTATTAACAAGTTATGAAGCATTTGAGAAGTGTTACGGAAAAGATGCATCGAAAAAGCGTAAACTGTTTAACGGTTTTATTCGTACAGACTACTACCAATACTTCGGAAAACGTCCACCGCGTAACTCATAGTATAAAACTCCTCCAGCACGCATATACTGGCTATTATGTAATGCGTAAAGGAGGAAGTGATATGGATAGTTTCCAATTATCAATGATTCAAAAAGCTATTCACCGTACGTATGATGAGATCGGAAAAGAAGTGGATAGTCAAGGTGCAATTGTAGATGAAATACAAAAAGCACAAGAAGAATATTTATCAGCTCTTTCACATGAAACAGCGATTGATAAACGGTATTTAAAGTCATTAATATAGAAAAAAATTTTCCTTTTTCGAAAGGGAAATTTTTTTTCGTGTATTTCTATGTATTGTAACAGGGGAAAGTAGCTGTATACATATGTGTAACAGCTGCTATATCTTTTTATAGAAAAACTGTTTGGTTGGAGGCTAAGGATGTTTACTGAGAAGAGATTACCATTTGAAGTAGGAAAACAAGATAATTTTTATGATAAGTTGAATGAGTGGATTGGAGATGTGTTTTACGACATCCTTCCGGAAAAAGGCTTTGAAGAGCGTGATGAACAAATTTTTATGGCATTTCAGTTAGAGCGCGCTTTCCAAGAGAAAAAGGTTATGTTCGCAGAAGCGGGAGTAGGAACAGGGAAAACAATTGTATATCTTCTATATGCAATTTGTTATGCACGTTATACTGGAAAGCCAGCTATTATCGCTTGTGCAGATGAAACGTTAATTGAGCAGCTTGTGAAAGAAGAAGGGGACATTGCTAAGTTATCTGAAGCATTGGGACTATCTGTTGATGTAAGACTTGCGAAATCAATGGATAATTATTTATGTTTACGAAAACTAGAAGATGTTATGAGTGGACGTGCTCCAGAAGTAATTGAAGACGTATATTATGAATTACCACAGTTTGTATTTGATCATGGTACGATGCAAAACTTTACTCACTATGGTGACAGGAAAGAATTTCCGCTTTTAAATGATGAGGAATGGTCAAAAGTAAATTGGGATTACTTCCAAGATTGCTTCACTTGTGATTCTCGTCATCGTTGTGGACAAACTCTTTCTCGTGAACATTATCGTAAAGCGGCAGATTTAATCATTTGCTCCCAAGACTTCTATATGGATCATATTTGGACGTACGATGCTCGTAAACGTGAAGGACAAATCCCATTACTGCCTGAAAGTAGCTGCGTTGTGTTTGATGAAGGACATCTTGTAGAGTATGCAGCTCAAAAAGCTTTAACATATCGTTTAAAGCAAACGATGATGGAGCAACTTTTAACGAGATTGTTACAAAATGATATTCGTGAAGAGTTTGCACATTTAGTGGAAGAAACAATTTGGCAAACAGAGCGATTCTTTGATGTGTTACAAGAGAATAAAAAGGAAATTGCCGGTTCTGATCGTTTAGAAATTACTGTGACAGAAAAGGTAACTGCAGAGGCGAATAGACTTTACGCAAAAATCGGTGAAGTCGGTGACGCATTAGTATTTGAAAGTGAAATGCATACAGTAAACACATATGACTTAAATATCGTTGATGAACATTTAGATGTATTAGAACATTCACTTCGTCTGTTCATGCATGAGAAAAATGTAATTACATGGGGTGAAGAAGGTGATGGAGCCTTCACGTTAGTGATTATGCCACGTGCAGTAGAAGAAGTATTACAAGAGAAAGTATTCTCGAAGAAAATCCCGTATATTTTCTCGTCTGCTACATTATCTAATAACGATTCATTCGCATTTACAGCAAATAGCCTAGGGGTAAAAGATTACTTATCATTCTCAGTTGCCTCACCGTTTGATTATGAGGAGCAAATGGCAGTAAACTTACTATCGCATACGAAAGAAAATGAATGGGAAAGAAAGTGTCAATATACACTTGAAAATATACAGAAAACAAATGGACGTACACTTGTATTATTCCGTACAACACAAGAACTTGCAGCGTTTAAAGAATATGTAAGTAAAGAACAAATGTCCGTTCCGTTCCTATATGAAGGGGATCAAGAAATTAGTCAGCTCGTTTCTCGTTTCCAAAATGAAGAAGAGACTGTACTTTGTGCCGTTCATTTATGGGAAGGTTTAGATATTCCTGGTTCATCATTATCACATGTTATCATTTGGTCATTACCATTCCCTCCAAACGACCCTGTGTTTGAAGCGAAGCGTAAACATGTGAATGATCCATTCTGGGATGTAGATGTGCCTTATATGATTTTACGTCTTCGCCAAGGAATTGGGCGTTTAATTCGTACGAGCGACGATAAAGGTGTTATATCAATCTTCTTATCTGATACAGAAGATGAGAAAGTGATTGCAGCAGTGAAAAATGCACTACCAGTAGAAGCTAAAGAATTATAAGGAAAAAGCTTGGCGCTTGCCAAGCTTTTTTTCTATTATAAAAGGAATTTAGATTTCCATGTCGAATTAAGTTTGAGGTAGAAAAGGGAGGTTTTTATACGAT
This genomic interval from Bacillus cereus contains the following:
- a CDS encoding ATP-dependent DNA helicase, with translation MFTEKRLPFEVGKQDNFYDKLNEWIGDVFYDILPEKGFEERDEQIFMAFQLERAFQEKKVMFAEAGVGTGKTIVYLLYAICYARYTGKPAIIACADETLIEQLVKEEGDIAKLSEALGLSVDVRLAKSMDNYLCLRKLEDVMSGRAPEVIEDVYYELPQFVFDHGTMQNFTHYGDRKEFPLLNDEEWSKVNWDYFQDCFTCDSRHRCGQTLSREHYRKAADLIICSQDFYMDHIWTYDARKREGQIPLLPESSCVVFDEGHLVEYAAQKALTYRLKQTMMEQLLTRLLQNDIREEFAHLVEETIWQTERFFDVLQENKKEIAGSDRLEITVTEKVTAEANRLYAKIGEVGDALVFESEMHTVNTYDLNIVDEHLDVLEHSLRLFMHEKNVITWGEEGDGAFTLVIMPRAVEEVLQEKVFSKKIPYIFSSATLSNNDSFAFTANSLGVKDYLSFSVASPFDYEEQMAVNLLSHTKENEWERKCQYTLENIQKTNGRTLVLFRTTQELAAFKEYVSKEQMSVPFLYEGDQEISQLVSRFQNEEETVLCAVHLWEGLDIPGSSLSHVIIWSLPFPPNDPVFEAKRKHVNDPFWDVDVPYMILRLRQGIGRLIRTSDDKGVISIFLSDTEDEKVIAAVKNALPVEAKEL
- a CDS encoding DUF3921 domain-containing protein; its protein translation is MDSFQLSMIQKAIHRTYDEIGKEVDSQGAIVDEIQKAQEEYLSALSHETAIDKRYLKSLI
- a CDS encoding THUMP domain-containing class I SAM-dependent RNA methyltransferase, with the protein product MGKVTLIATAAMGIEALVAREVRDLGYECEVENGKVTFEADEKAICRTNLWLRTADRVKIKVGEFKATTFDELFEKTKALNWGDYIPENGEFPVIGKSLKSTLFSVSDCQRIVKKAVVEKLKTTYRRTTWFEEDGPLFRIEIAMLKDIATLTIDASGVGLHKRGYRLEQGEAPLKETLAASLIKLTNWKPDRPFVDPFCGSGTIPIEAALIGQNIAPGFNRGFASDEWDWVGKQNWREARQEVEDMANYNQPLQIIGSDIDHRMIRVAQDNAEEVGLGDLISFKQMQVKDFTTKEDYGYVVTNPPYGERLSERALVEKLYKEMGEVFRPLDTWSMYLLTSYEAFEKCYGKDASKKRKLFNGFIRTDYYQYFGKRPPRNS